The DNA segment aagaagaaacagaggcaCCCCAGTCTCCAATCAACTCTGACCCCAGACAAACAGAGTGGAGCCTCGTAGTTCATCCATATATGCAGAGGTCTTTAGAGTTTTCAGGAGGATGTAGCCCACTTGTCTCCCATATCCCTGGTGGGAAGAAAGGAATGACACTAGGGATGGGAACTTGGACTTCTGGCTCTGTCATATGTCAGGGCAGACTGGGACCTCCATTTCTGTTTTGACAACTGAGTAAGTGGCATAGGGGCCATTGACAGTCCAACTTGTGGACACAGGGGGAAAACTACATTGAAGTTCTTTCTAAGGGAGAATAAGCAAGACCCAAGTCTCAAGGTTCCGAATAGCTGGGGACACCATAAGACACAACAAGACCAGGTTAGAAGTTTACCGGGAACGGGAGACTCAGTGTCCTTTTTTGCCAGTCCCTAGTTGTTCATGATCTCAATGTGGAACTGCAGGTGAGTGGTGGTGATCACACAGTGACCCCGGAGAGAAGCACAGGTCTGGCAGTTGTGGCATTGCCAGTGGCACTGAATGACATAGATGGCATTGAGCACCTGGCAGTATCGCCAGTGAATGCGCCACATGCGAACCAAAGACTGGAGCTTGACCACTGCCCTCTCTCTGCTTGCATAGTTAAGCAGTGCTGCTCGCCGCTTCTTCTCCATTATCCGCATCAGGATCATCCGCCACCAGCACTGAATGATCCATGCCCTGAGGGCTGCGTGCTGCAGTGTCCGGTGCACCAGGGTGCCGCGCCACCAGGCTTGGATCTGGATGgctgcctttattttctttccgtTTTTCTAGATGGAGATAAGAGAGATCACTCAGGGATCTTTCTCAGGGACCTGGATTCTCTTTCCTAATGTCAGTTTGTCATCCCTTCAGCCCTCCCTTGGAGAGTTCAGGGGAGTTAGCAGGAGACCAACCCAGGAGCCAGGAGACCTGGCTGGGATCCTTCCCTGCCACTATGGACCTCAACCTCAGCCACAGCATCCTTCTTTGACTACCTCACTAATGAacagaacaagagaaaaacaatg comes from the Sciurus carolinensis chromosome 9, mSciCar1.2, whole genome shotgun sequence genome and includes:
- the Iqcf2 gene encoding IQ domain-containing protein F2; this encodes MGIKFCSEGHLVVIVIKDTEKQKKEKQSQKKKKKKNGKKIKAAIQIQAWWRGTLVHRTLQHAALRAWIIQCWWRMILMRIMEKKRRAALLNYASRERAVVKLQSLVRMWRIHWRYCQVLNAIYVIQCHWQCHNCQTCASLRGHCVITTTHLQFHIEIMNN